One segment of Cottoperca gobio chromosome 24, fCotGob3.1, whole genome shotgun sequence DNA contains the following:
- the wdcp gene encoding WD repeat and coiled-coil-containing protein encodes MDLGKAKLLRTGLNTLHQAIHPVHGIAWTDGKQVCLTSLFFVNGEVHFGDTNVIGQFEHVLGLFWGPLCCADSPALLAVQHKKHVTVWQLQLSALEQNKLLCTQTCEMSEPFPLLSQGCVWHPKLDILAVLTKKDTSVLFSVRVDNRRIKADIKGSGLIHCACWTKDGTRLVVAIGSSLHSYVWNDIQKSLTACSFCPIFDVGGYICAIEATGEAQVAVSTELPLDKICGLNAGMAFDMQPDTESLQGHSSHVSDEDHLLDSRRRSFESDRSFVSSLGPLDLTHLLAKHRRSDPSPLIHLRRRDTMTGSGQDSSHLILVTYERKVTTSRKVSIPGILVPDIVAFDQRGSTVAVASNTCNMVLVYCITASAMPNIQQISLQTNERPKGVCFLNDKMLLLMVGRQKSNDPAFLPSSNTDKYVLRLVAKELMLDGETPVPPSPSAHNNESISHFCAGIRRHSEHLSKDDREHRGIKDLVLPGGGVVRSPGNRRRLVEEVRSGEPSPVTSSVDFSDRASDRATSSSSSITVENFDMEHVNRMSSLAVAGQVSRDSSRASSPRLEASDKLHTDPTLPMPEKTSGPTKERTLEQLVHNMERLFTRFADVQLCLTEIKDYTQNGKKALSVYPNACEPPYVNVTCQKQLSENVFIDERRPVLLCDGKLCLRALQELFNLTIVEMIYGPLWIVLVADADGFVPLTFKPKEELTVRNGKRKNTLRTPGSPENSVPSSPAPGQNPIISTDFS; translated from the exons ATGGATCTTGGTAAGGCAAAGCTGCTTCGGACGGGTCTCAACACTCTGCACCAAGCCATCCACCCTGTGCACGGGATAGCATGGACGGACGGCAAGCAGGTCTGCCTGACATCTCTCTTCTTCGTCAATGGCGAGGTGCATTTCGGGGACACGAACGTTATTGGGCAGTTTGAGCATGTCCTCGGGCTCTTCTGGGGCCCGCTGTGCTGCGCTGACTCCCCTGCCTTGCTGGCTGTTCAGCACAAGAAACATGTTACCGTGTGGCAACTGCAGCTCAGTGCGCTGGAGCAGAACAAGCTGCTGTGCACACAGACCTGTGAGATGAGTGAGCCTTTCCCCTTGCTCTCCCAAGGCTGTGTGTGGCATCCTAAACTGGACATCCTGGCTGTGCTGACCAAGAAGGACACTTCTGTGCTTTTTTCTGTCCGGGTGGACAACCGGAGAATCAAAGCGGACATCAAAGGTAGTGGACTTATACATTGTGCATGCTGGACTAAGGATGGTACACGCCTGGTGGTGGCTATAGGAAGTTCTCTTCACTCATACGTCTGGAATGACATCCAGAAGAGCCTGACAGCCTGCTCCTTCTGCCCCATCTTTGATGTGGGAGGCTACATCTGTGCCATCGAGGCCACGGGGGAGGCTCAGGTAGCTGTGTCTACGGAGCTTCCTCTCGATAAAATCTGCGGGTTAAATGCAGGCATGGCTTTCGACATGCAGCCAGATACTGAGTCCCTACAAGGCCACAGCTCGCATGTGTCAGACGAAGACCACCTTCTGGACTCGAGAAGAAGATCTTTTGAATCAGATAGGTCCTTCGTCTCCAGCTTAGGCCCTCTAGACCTCACCCACCTCCTGGCGAAGCACCGTCGCTCTGACCCAAGCCCCCTTATTCACCTTCGCCGCAGAGACACCATGACAGGCTCTGGCCAGGACTCCTCACACCTCATCCTGGTCACCTATGAGCGTAAAGTCACCACCAGTCGTAAAGTCAGTATCCCGGGGATTTTGGTTCCAGACATTGTGGCTTTTGACCAACGTGGTTCCACCGTCGCAGTGGCTTCCAACACCTGCAACATGGTGCTCGTGTATTGCATCACAGCCTCTGCCATGCCGAACATTCAGCAGATCTCTCTGCAGACAAACGAGAGGCCCAAAGGAGTGTGCTTCCTCAATGACAAGATGCTGCTGTTGATGGTTGGCAGGCAGAAGTCCAACGACCCTGCCTTCCTTCCATCGTCTAACACGGATAAATATGTTCTTCGTCTGGTAGCCAAAGAGCTGATGCTTGATGGGGAGACTCCTGTCCCACCATCCCCCTCTGCTCACAACAATGAGTCCATTTCTCATTTCTGCGCAGGGATTAGGAGGCACTCGGAGCACCTATCTAAGGATGACAGGGAGCACAGAGGGATAAAGGATTTGGTGTTGCCTGGAGGGGGAGTTGTTCGTTCACCAGGCAACAGGCGTAGGCTGGTGGAGGAAGTGAGGAGCGGCGAGCCCAGCCCAGTCACCAGCTCAGTGGACTTCTCCGACCGAGCATCAGACAGAGCCACATCCAGTTCCTCCTCAATCACTGTGGAGAATTTCGACATGGAACACGTCAACCGCATGAGCAGCCTGGCGGTGGCCGGCCAGGTCAGCAGGGACTCCAGCCGTGCCAGCTCTCCTCGCCTCGAGGCATCGGACAAGCTCCACACAGACCCCACGCTGCCTATGCCTGAAAAGACATCGGGCCCCACCAAGGAGCGCACTCTGGAGCAGCTCGTTCACAACATGGAGAGGCTTTTTACTCGCTTTGCAGATGTACAGCTGTGCCTGACAGAAATCAAAGATTATACCCAGAATGGCAAGAAGGCCCTGAGTGTCTACCCCAATGCCTGTGAACCCCCCTATGTCAATGTCACATGTCAG AAGCAGTTATCAGAAAACGTGTTCATCGATGAGCGGAggcctgtgctgctgtgtgacggGAAGCTGTGTCTGCGGGCCCTCCAAGAACTCTTCAACCTCACCATCGTGGAGATGATATATG GTCCATTGTGGATTGTACTTGTGGCAGATGCAGACGGCTTTGTGCCTCTGACGTTCAAGCCCAAAGAGGAACTCACAGTGCGGAACGGGAAACGGAAAAATACCCTACGGACACCTGGGAGTCCGGAGAACTCCGTCCCGTCCAGTCCAGCCCCCGGCCAGAACCCCATCATATCCACAGACTTCTCTTAA